One genomic window of Enoplosus armatus isolate fEnoArm2 chromosome 19, fEnoArm2.hap1, whole genome shotgun sequence includes the following:
- the LOC139302642 gene encoding protein FAM133 has translation MISLAGREKKKRKRSRSRSSSSSSSSSSSSSSSSSSSASSSSSSSSGSSHSSSHSRSSSSSSDSRSKSRKQSKKRKKEKQHKKKGKKEKRHKRKKDKKAKGGEDNSGPVQISKYLKDRKKGKYSMISGKKIKMKVKKSKKDKQRDKNRAELLEFLNSTL, from the exons ATGATATCAT TAGCTG GACGAGAAAAAAAGAAGCGGAAACGCAGCCGTAGTAGATCTTCCTCGTCGTCCTCTTCCAGTTCGTCGTCAtcgtcttcctcatcctcatcatcggcatcctcatcgtcctcctcttcatcaggtTCATCACACTCATCCAGCCACAGTCGAAGTAGCTCTAGCAGCAGTG ACTCCCGCAGTAAATCCAGAAAGCAGtctaagaaaaggaaaaaggagaaacaacacaaaaag aaagggaagaaagagaagcgACACAAACgtaaaaaagacaagaaagcaaaaggaggagaagataACTCGGGACCTGTACAGATCTCCAAG tacttgaaagacaggaaaaaaggCAAGTACAGCATGATTTCAGGGAAGAAGATAAAGATGAAAGTGAAGAagtcaaagaaagacaaacag CGGGATAAAAACCGAGCAGAACTTCTTGAGTTCTTGAACTCTACCCTGTGA